One segment of Rhodanobacter thiooxydans DNA contains the following:
- a CDS encoding phosphatase PAP2 family protein gives MDPMVEWIAAHALRLWALLLLLALLAGDLAWQHNARWQRQALARGRTAIVLRWQIGLILLLALALLFLAIASAVAGQQAGELARFDTDLAEHLHTQLPLPVLRGIAVVTHLGDLWWVAPTAAVVALLLLLRRHWQLAGIWVVALLGILPINGGLKALFQRVRPLHDHGFIVEPGWSFPSGHAFGSIVFYGMLAYVLLRLLPPRFHRAVIAAAVLLVGVVGISRVLLQVHYFSDVMAGYAAGAAWLVLCIGAAEHLRMTATRTLP, from the coding sequence ATGGACCCGATGGTGGAATGGATCGCCGCCCACGCCCTGCGGCTGTGGGCGCTGCTGCTGTTGCTGGCCCTGCTGGCCGGCGACCTCGCCTGGCAACATAACGCACGCTGGCAGCGCCAAGCACTGGCCCGCGGCCGCACCGCCATCGTGCTGCGCTGGCAGATCGGGCTGATCCTGCTGCTGGCACTGGCCCTGCTGTTCCTCGCCATCGCCTCCGCGGTCGCCGGCCAGCAGGCCGGCGAGCTGGCGCGCTTCGACACCGACCTGGCCGAGCACCTGCATACGCAGTTGCCGCTGCCGGTGTTGCGCGGCATCGCCGTGGTCACCCATCTCGGCGACCTGTGGTGGGTGGCCCCCACGGCCGCCGTGGTGGCCCTGCTGCTGTTGCTGCGCCGGCACTGGCAGCTGGCAGGCATCTGGGTGGTGGCCCTGCTCGGCATCCTGCCGATCAATGGCGGCCTCAAGGCGCTGTTCCAACGGGTGCGGCCGCTGCATGACCACGGCTTCATCGTCGAACCCGGCTGGAGTTTCCCCAGCGGCCATGCGTTCGGTTCCATCGTGTTCTACGGCATGCTCGCCTACGTGCTACTGCGTCTGCTGCCGCCGCGCTTCCACCGCGCAGTGATCGCCGCCGCCGTGCTGCTGGTCGGCGTGGTCGGGATCAGCCGCGTGCTGCTGCAGGTGCACTATTTCAGCGACGTGATGGCCGGCTATGCCGCCGGTGCGGCGTGGCTGGTGCTGTGCATCGGCGCTGCCGAACACCTGCGCATGACGGCAACGAGGACATTGCCATGA
- a CDS encoding serine hydrolase, whose amino-acid sequence MSQRPLSLRLALCCALLVSATAVSAQSPAAQSPPPVSTGDTTRPLLPAQLQDFSAYVDSARKTFDVPGIAVAIVKDGHVVMEQGFGLRELGKPAPVDANTLFAIASNTKAFTAAALQQLAGAGKLRMDDRVIDHLPWFRMSDPYVTHEMRIRDLLAHRSGLSLGAGDLLYWPPTSYSTKEVVERLARVPIKNGFRSGYAYDNILFAVATLVIEQASGQSYADYVRDHLFKPVGMDDSLVDMTYLKPGMDVATGHAKADFKDLKPVPPMAWLNDPGAGGIYSSVHDLAKWMNVQLAGGALPTMGADGKPARLFSEDSQREMWSVLTPIKIGKPPVPELAPLVPNFSGYGESWFLSDYRGQKLVWHTGGWPGMVSRVTLVPELKLGVVVLTNAESGAAFNAVTYRVLDAYLNPEHKIDWVAAYDKAVKKSEAKADDSLAKHEAARDKRSKPSLPLAKYAGTYRDPWYGDVIVSQENGKLRLRFSKTAQLVGTMTPWQHDTFTVRWDDRTLNADAFITFSLDVDGHVSEVRMQPISPLTDFSFDFQDLRMVPVADKPDTDKH is encoded by the coding sequence ATGTCCCAGCGACCCCTTTCCCTGCGCCTTGCGCTGTGCTGCGCGCTGCTCGTTTCCGCCACCGCCGTTTCGGCGCAGTCGCCGGCCGCGCAGTCGCCACCGCCGGTCTCTACTGGCGACACCACGCGGCCGCTGCTACCGGCGCAGCTGCAGGACTTTTCCGCCTACGTTGACAGCGCCCGCAAGACCTTCGACGTGCCCGGCATCGCGGTGGCGATCGTCAAGGACGGCCACGTCGTCATGGAACAGGGCTTCGGCCTGCGCGAGCTCGGCAAGCCGGCGCCGGTGGATGCGAACACGCTGTTCGCGATCGCCTCCAACACCAAGGCATTCACCGCCGCAGCGCTGCAGCAGCTGGCCGGCGCGGGCAAGCTGAGGATGGACGACCGCGTGATCGACCACCTGCCGTGGTTCCGCATGTCCGACCCGTACGTCACCCACGAGATGCGCATCCGCGACCTGCTGGCGCATCGCAGCGGCCTCAGCCTCGGCGCCGGCGATCTCCTGTACTGGCCGCCGACGTCGTACAGCACGAAGGAAGTGGTCGAGCGGCTGGCCCGCGTGCCGATCAAGAACGGCTTCCGCAGCGGCTATGCCTACGACAACATCCTGTTCGCGGTAGCCACCCTGGTGATTGAGCAGGCTTCCGGCCAGAGCTACGCCGACTACGTGCGCGATCATCTGTTCAAGCCGGTCGGCATGGACGATTCGCTGGTCGACATGACGTACCTGAAACCCGGCATGGACGTAGCCACCGGCCACGCCAAGGCCGACTTCAAGGATCTCAAGCCGGTGCCGCCGATGGCCTGGCTCAACGACCCCGGCGCTGGCGGCATCTACTCCAGCGTGCACGACCTGGCGAAGTGGATGAACGTGCAACTGGCCGGTGGCGCGTTGCCGACGATGGGCGCCGACGGCAAGCCGGCGCGGCTGTTTTCCGAGGACAGCCAGCGCGAGATGTGGAGCGTGCTGACCCCGATCAAGATCGGCAAGCCGCCGGTTCCGGAACTGGCGCCGCTGGTGCCGAACTTCTCCGGCTACGGCGAAAGCTGGTTCCTGTCCGACTACCGCGGCCAGAAATTGGTCTGGCATACCGGCGGCTGGCCCGGCATGGTCTCGCGAGTGACCCTGGTGCCGGAGCTGAAGCTCGGCGTGGTGGTGCTGACCAATGCCGAATCCGGTGCCGCGTTCAATGCGGTGACTTATCGCGTGCTCGATGCGTACCTGAACCCGGAACACAAGATCGACTGGGTCGCCGCGTACGACAAGGCGGTGAAGAAATCCGAGGCCAAGGCCGACGACAGCCTGGCCAAGCATGAAGCCGCGCGCGACAAGCGCAGCAAGCCGTCGCTGCCGCTGGCGAAGTACGCCGGCACCTACCGCGACCCGTGGTATGGCGACGTCATCGTCAGCCAGGAGAACGGCAAACTGCGCCTGCGTTTCTCCAAGACCGCGCAACTGGTCGGCACGATGACACCATGGCAGCACGACACCTTCACCGTGCGCTGGGACGACCGCACGCTCAACGCCGACGCCTTCATCACCTTCAGCCTGGACGTGGACGGCCATGTCAGCGAGGTACGCATGCAGCCAATCTCGCCGCTGACCGATTTCAGCTTCGACTTCCAGGACCTGCGCATGGTGCCGGTCGCGGACAAGCCCGATACCGACAAGCATTGA
- a CDS encoding alpha/beta hydrolase: MRDMHRALAIVLGCGLFAGVALARTDAPVAHSPFRVELGSALTQPASGRLLLFATEAKAAIAAAKDGKVDEVDANPFGATQASVATREVSRLVPGQGVEIDADALAYPAGWSQLPPGDYFVQAVLDVNHDYNYGGRGAGDLISPVLKLHLPAKVIPKLSLDRVLPAREPWDLPARYFSDTTRKHLDEARRAAQPLDFVSPALSAFWGRPIHMRGWVLLPPGYDAGAKQTWPVVYATHGYGGSTASLAGSAAMVYGAMAEQQMPPMIWVFLDQSSPTGTHEFADSVNNGPWGTALTTELISQLESRYRMDARPSGRFLTGHSSGGWATLWLQARYPTIFGGTWSTSPDPSDFHDFTGVDLYTPHANVYRRANGSAYPLVRDKGKVIASFEAFAKLERVLGEYGGQMASFEWVFSPRGADGRPLPMFDRDTGAVDPSVVAYWREHYDIAHLVQTNWPRLQGDLDGKIHVVVGTADTFYLDGAAHKLKAVLDTLGAKSDFRFLPDRTHFDLYVQGKDRQGLLKQMAWEMYAVARPDTKLKAATAP; the protein is encoded by the coding sequence ATGCGTGACATGCATCGTGCACTAGCGATCGTGCTGGGCTGCGGCCTGTTCGCCGGCGTGGCGTTGGCACGCACCGACGCGCCGGTGGCGCACAGCCCGTTCCGTGTCGAGCTGGGCAGTGCGCTGACCCAACCGGCCTCGGGCCGGCTGCTGCTGTTCGCCACCGAGGCCAAGGCGGCCATCGCCGCGGCGAAGGACGGCAAGGTCGACGAGGTGGACGCGAATCCGTTCGGCGCCACCCAGGCCTCGGTAGCAACGCGCGAAGTGAGCCGGCTGGTGCCGGGGCAGGGCGTGGAGATCGACGCCGATGCACTGGCATACCCAGCCGGCTGGTCGCAACTGCCGCCCGGCGACTACTTCGTGCAGGCGGTGCTCGACGTCAACCACGACTACAACTACGGCGGGCGCGGCGCGGGCGACCTGATCAGCCCGGTGCTGAAGCTGCACCTGCCGGCCAAGGTGATACCCAAGCTGAGCCTGGACCGCGTGCTGCCCGCGCGCGAACCGTGGGATCTGCCGGCGCGCTACTTCAGCGACACCACCCGCAAGCACCTTGATGAGGCGCGCCGCGCGGCGCAACCGCTGGATTTCGTCAGCCCGGCGCTGAGCGCGTTCTGGGGACGCCCGATCCACATGCGCGGCTGGGTGTTGCTGCCGCCGGGTTACGACGCAGGCGCGAAGCAGACCTGGCCGGTGGTGTATGCCACCCACGGTTACGGTGGCAGCACGGCATCGCTCGCCGGCAGCGCCGCGATGGTCTACGGCGCGATGGCCGAGCAGCAGATGCCGCCGATGATCTGGGTGTTCCTGGACCAGTCCAGCCCCACCGGCACGCACGAATTCGCCGACTCGGTGAACAACGGGCCATGGGGCACGGCGCTCACCACCGAGCTGATCTCGCAGCTGGAATCGCGCTATCGCATGGATGCGCGACCGTCCGGCCGCTTCCTCACCGGGCATTCCTCCGGTGGCTGGGCCACGCTGTGGCTGCAGGCGCGCTATCCGACGATCTTCGGCGGCACCTGGTCGACCTCGCCCGATCCCAGTGATTTTCACGACTTCACCGGCGTGGACCTGTACACGCCGCACGCGAACGTCTATCGCCGGGCGAACGGTTCGGCCTACCCGCTGGTGCGCGACAAGGGCAAGGTGATCGCCAGCTTCGAGGCGTTCGCGAAGCTCGAGCGCGTGCTGGGCGAATACGGCGGCCAGATGGCCTCGTTCGAATGGGTGTTCTCGCCGCGCGGCGCGGATGGCCGGCCGCTGCCGATGTTCGATCGCGACACCGGCGCCGTCGATCCCTCGGTGGTGGCGTACTGGCGCGAGCACTACGACATCGCCCACCTCGTGCAGACGAACTGGCCACGGTTGCAAGGCGACCTGGACGGCAAGATCCACGTGGTGGTGGGCACCGCCGACACCTTCTATCTCGACGGTGCCGCGCACAAGCTCAAGGCGGTGCTGGACACACTGGGCGCGAAGTCGGACTTCCGCTTCCTGCCGGACCGCACCCACTTCGACCTGTATGTGCAGGGCAAGGATCGCCAGGGGCTGCTCAAGCAGATGGCGTGGGAAATGTATGCAGTCGCGCGGCCGGACACGAAACTGAAGGCCGCCACCGCGCCGTAG
- a CDS encoding DUF3761 domain-containing protein, which translates to MKSSSLAAIALACLLAMPAVYAQQASAPSGSTGQCKDGSYTSTATKRGACRGHKGVQEWYAAASTPAAKAAPAAAPAAVTAPAAAAAPATPAAPAAAPKKSSMGWTKPAATAAPGGGAGMVWVNASSKVYHCPNDKWYGKTKHGEYMSEADAKAKGNHAEHGKACTP; encoded by the coding sequence ATGAAATCTTCGAGTCTTGCCGCCATCGCACTTGCTTGTCTGCTGGCGATGCCGGCGGTCTATGCGCAACAGGCGTCCGCCCCGTCCGGTTCGACCGGTCAGTGCAAGGACGGCAGCTATACCAGCACCGCCACCAAGCGCGGTGCCTGTCGGGGACACAAGGGTGTGCAGGAGTGGTACGCCGCTGCCAGCACACCGGCTGCCAAGGCGGCACCTGCCGCTGCACCAGCTGCAGTGACGGCACCCGCCGCCGCAGCCGCACCGGCCACACCGGCCGCGCCTGCAGCCGCGCCGAAGAAGTCGTCGATGGGCTGGACCAAGCCGGCTGCCACCGCGGCGCCGGGTGGCGGTGCGGGGATGGTCTGGGTCAACGCCAGCAGCAAGGTTTACCACTGCCCGAACGACAAGTGGTACGGCAAGACCAAGCATGGCGAGTACATGAGCGAAGCCGACGCCAAGGCCAAGGGCAATCACGCCGAGCATGGCAAGGCTTGCACGCCGTAA
- a CDS encoding VOC family protein — MPAPHPHGSTIIPCLRYRDAHAAIEWLCKAFGFEKQAVYENEDGGVEHAQLTFGNGMVMLGEVRDNAFGQHIAQPDEIGGRETQCACVTVVDCKAHYLRAKAAGAVIADDYAEQDYGGAGYSCHDPEGHLWYFGSYDPWQPEPA; from the coding sequence ATGCCGGCACCCCATCCCCACGGCAGCACCATCATCCCCTGCCTGCGCTATCGCGACGCGCATGCCGCCATCGAGTGGTTGTGCAAGGCGTTCGGTTTCGAGAAACAGGCGGTTTACGAGAACGAGGATGGCGGCGTGGAGCACGCCCAGCTCACCTTTGGCAATGGCATGGTCATGCTCGGTGAAGTGCGTGACAACGCATTCGGCCAGCACATCGCGCAGCCCGACGAGATCGGCGGCCGCGAAACGCAGTGCGCCTGCGTGACCGTGGTCGACTGCAAGGCGCATTACCTGCGGGCGAAGGCCGCCGGCGCGGTGATCGCCGACGACTACGCCGAGCAGGACTACGGCGGCGCCGGCTACAGCTGCCACGATCCGGAAGGCCACCTGTGGTACTTCGGCAGCTACGACCCGTGGCAGCCCGAGCCGGCCTGA
- a CDS encoding DUF3772 domain-containing protein has protein sequence MPSLLRFLLLLLLTFGSTVSPAQDNDQPPPATAPAATPAPTLEQLGSQLDTIKASLKNKTSDTPLADLRNTALGVQDQASELAISLAPQMTALQAQLAVLGPAPAKGAPAEAPEVAAQRRKLDKAQADLDAQIKQAQLLGQNATQLAAQISGLRNDEFQARLASRTATPFSHTFWADPVRTFPDDVVRLKRLGSRYASAVAQAWQPPNRQPLVWCLIAAALLLGGGRWVLERLLLLLATRHVPDGHLRRSAMATAVALTAVLTTGLAAQLVYLGLNWNDILDDDLAALATRVVGLVCFAAYVTGLGRALLSVRRPSWRLPALSDLAAQRLRLFPWLLAAAALLFGLLDRTSRAVGTSLPASVATRGLFALVISGLIGLALLRLRRTRQAAATADGAEPEHRPLWIGLLTAAATLGVIVSWLGVATGFIALAFFVAVQMLWIGVIVATVYLLIYLLTDLINTTLLPHGRGGQRLQATFELAPHTLEQAAVLLAGICRVGLVLLALATVLTPFGAGPKDLLASAEQTLGNVKLGELAINPGTIFGGVLVLLAGMFVLRMLKRWLAEQLLPKSTMEKGMQDSIVTLLGYVGGLLVVVLTLAALHVDLKSITWIVSALSVGIGFGLQAIVQNFISGLILLVERPVKVGDWVSLSSDVEGDIRRINVRATEIQMGDRSTVIVPNSQLITQNVRNVTLANAQGRVQIKLPMPLDTDAGKVRELVLGILRAHHGTLAVPAPYVQLENLNNGVMTFNCVAYVGSPREVSGVKSDLLFEILKRLRSEGLPMTSPQSMLVRTLPPLVEEDEPTG, from the coding sequence ATGCCCAGCCTGCTCCGCTTCCTCCTGCTCCTGCTGCTGACCTTTGGCAGCACCGTGTCGCCTGCCCAGGACAACGACCAGCCGCCACCAGCCACCGCGCCGGCAGCAACCCCTGCGCCGACACTGGAACAGCTGGGCAGCCAGCTCGACACGATCAAGGCCTCGCTGAAGAACAAGACATCCGATACACCGCTGGCCGATCTGCGCAACACCGCGCTTGGCGTGCAGGACCAGGCGAGCGAACTGGCCATCAGCCTTGCGCCGCAGATGACCGCGCTGCAGGCGCAGCTCGCCGTGCTGGGTCCGGCGCCGGCGAAGGGCGCGCCGGCGGAGGCGCCGGAAGTCGCCGCACAGCGCCGCAAACTGGACAAGGCCCAGGCCGACTTGGACGCGCAAATCAAGCAGGCGCAGTTGCTCGGCCAGAACGCGACGCAACTGGCGGCGCAGATTTCCGGCCTGCGCAACGACGAGTTCCAGGCGCGGCTGGCCTCGCGCACGGCAACCCCCTTCAGCCACACGTTCTGGGCCGACCCGGTACGCACGTTTCCGGATGACGTGGTGCGGCTCAAGCGCCTCGGCTCGCGCTACGCCAGCGCCGTGGCGCAGGCATGGCAGCCGCCGAACCGGCAGCCGCTGGTGTGGTGCCTGATCGCCGCAGCACTGCTGCTCGGCGGCGGCCGCTGGGTGCTGGAGCGGCTGTTGCTGCTGCTGGCCACGCGCCACGTGCCGGACGGCCACCTGCGGCGCAGCGCGATGGCCACCGCGGTGGCGCTGACTGCGGTCCTCACCACCGGACTCGCGGCGCAACTGGTCTACCTGGGATTGAACTGGAACGACATCCTGGACGACGACCTCGCCGCACTGGCCACCAGGGTGGTCGGGCTGGTGTGTTTCGCCGCCTACGTGACCGGGCTGGGCCGGGCACTGTTGTCGGTGCGGAGGCCGTCGTGGCGCCTGCCTGCGCTGTCGGACCTGGCGGCGCAGCGGCTGCGCCTGTTCCCGTGGCTGCTGGCCGCGGCCGCGCTGCTGTTCGGCCTGCTCGACCGCACCAGCCGCGCGGTCGGCACCAGCCTGCCGGCCTCGGTGGCCACGCGCGGCTTGTTTGCGCTGGTCATCAGCGGGCTGATCGGCCTGGCTTTGCTGCGCCTGCGCCGCACCCGCCAGGCGGCCGCCACTGCCGATGGCGCCGAGCCGGAACATCGGCCGCTATGGATCGGCCTGCTCACCGCAGCGGCCACGCTCGGCGTGATAGTCAGCTGGCTGGGCGTGGCCACCGGTTTCATCGCGCTGGCGTTCTTCGTCGCCGTGCAGATGCTGTGGATCGGCGTGATCGTGGCCACGGTATACCTGCTGATCTACCTGCTCACCGACCTGATCAACACTACGCTGTTGCCGCACGGGCGCGGTGGCCAGCGGCTGCAAGCCACCTTCGAGCTGGCGCCGCACACGCTGGAGCAGGCCGCCGTGCTGCTCGCCGGCATCTGCCGCGTGGGGTTGGTGCTGCTGGCTCTGGCCACCGTGCTGACCCCGTTCGGCGCCGGGCCGAAGGACCTGCTAGCCAGCGCCGAGCAAACCCTGGGCAACGTCAAGCTGGGCGAGCTGGCGATCAATCCAGGCACCATCTTCGGCGGCGTGCTGGTGCTGCTGGCCGGGATGTTCGTGCTGCGCATGCTCAAGCGCTGGCTGGCCGAGCAGTTGCTGCCGAAGTCCACGATGGAAAAAGGCATGCAGGACTCCATCGTCACCCTGCTCGGCTACGTCGGCGGCCTGCTGGTGGTGGTGCTGACGCTGGCGGCGTTGCACGTGGACCTGAAGAGCATCACCTGGATCGTCAGCGCGCTGTCGGTGGGCATCGGCTTCGGCCTGCAGGCGATCGTGCAGAATTTCATCTCCGGCCTGATCCTGCTGGTTGAGCGGCCGGTGAAGGTGGGCGACTGGGTCAGCCTGTCGAGCGACGTCGAGGGCGACATCCGCCGCATCAACGTGCGCGCCACCGAGATCCAGATGGGGGACCGCTCCACCGTGATCGTGCCGAACTCGCAGCTGATCACCCAGAACGTGCGCAACGTGACCCTGGCCAACGCGCAGGGCCGTGTGCAGATCAAGCTGCCGATGCCGCTGGACACCGACGCTGGCAAGGTACGCGAACTGGTGCTGGGCATCCTGCGCGCGCACCACGGCACGCTGGCCGTGCCGGCACCGTACGTGCAGCTGGAAAACCTCAACAACGGCGTGATGACGTTCAACTGCGTCGCCTATGTCGGCAGCCCGCGCGAGGTCAGCGGCGTGAAGAGCGACCTGCTGTTCGAGATCCTCAAGCGCCTGCGCAGCGAAGGGCTGCCGATGACCAGCCCGCAGAGCATGCTGGTGCGCACGCTGCCGCCGCTGGTCGAGGAAGACGAACCCACCGGCTGA
- a CDS encoding ABC transporter ATP-binding protein yields the protein MLFRWFESLIDAFKEPVDGMPPTSVWRFYAFYLRQVWPVFAVAIAVGFVVAIVEVSLFGFIGRIVDMARGAPAADFFRQHGHELLWMGFVALIVRPLAIGAHDLLVNQAIVPSLTNRIRWQNHRYVIRQSLGFFQNDYAGRIANRIMQTGGALRESAVQIVDAIWYVTIYTGSAIVLFAQADPWLAAPLFAWVFAYIGLLAFFIPRIKQRSWLASEARSKLMGRIVDGYSNVLTLKLFAHTRREEAYVADAMAEQTDKLRRMTRVTTTLDASITTLNGFLIVGTSALALWLWSEGRVTVGAIALSTGLVIRINNMSGWIMWVVNGIFENVGTVQDGITTISRPRAVQDREGAMPLEVTNGGVRFEHIHFHYGKQGGVIAGLDLDVRAGEKIGLVGPSGAGKSTLVNVLLRLYDLEAGRILIDGQDIAGVTQESLRSQIGVVTQDTSLLHRSIRDNLLYGRPDASEAQVIEAVRKARADEFIPNLSDGEGRRGYDALVGERGVKLSGGQRQRIAIARVLLKDAPILVLDEATSALDSEAEAAIQDSLDILMQGKTVIAIAHRLSTIARMDRLVVLDKGQIVETGTHAELIARSGLYARLWHRQTGGFVAAEDTPV from the coding sequence ATGCTCTTCCGCTGGTTCGAATCCCTTATCGACGCGTTCAAGGAACCGGTCGACGGCATGCCGCCGACGTCGGTGTGGCGCTTCTACGCGTTCTACCTGCGCCAGGTGTGGCCGGTGTTCGCCGTGGCGATCGCGGTGGGCTTCGTGGTGGCGATCGTCGAGGTGTCGCTGTTCGGCTTCATCGGCCGCATCGTGGACATGGCCAGGGGCGCGCCGGCGGCGGACTTCTTCCGGCAGCACGGCCACGAACTTCTGTGGATGGGCTTCGTGGCGCTGATCGTGCGGCCGCTGGCGATCGGCGCGCACGACCTGCTGGTGAACCAGGCGATCGTGCCCAGCCTGACCAACCGCATCCGCTGGCAGAACCATCGCTACGTGATTCGCCAGAGCCTGGGCTTCTTCCAGAACGACTACGCCGGGCGCATCGCCAACCGCATCATGCAGACCGGCGGCGCGCTGCGCGAGTCGGCGGTGCAGATCGTCGATGCGATCTGGTACGTCACCATCTACACCGGCAGCGCGATCGTGCTGTTCGCGCAGGCGGACCCGTGGCTGGCCGCGCCGCTGTTCGCCTGGGTGTTTGCCTATATCGGCCTGCTGGCGTTCTTCATCCCGCGCATCAAGCAGCGCTCGTGGCTAGCCTCCGAGGCGCGCTCGAAATTGATGGGGCGCATCGTCGACGGCTACAGCAACGTGCTCACGCTGAAGCTGTTTGCGCATACGCGCCGCGAGGAGGCCTACGTAGCCGACGCGATGGCCGAGCAGACCGACAAGCTGCGCCGCATGACCCGCGTCACCACCACGCTGGATGCCAGCATTACCACGCTCAACGGTTTCCTGATCGTCGGCACCTCGGCGCTGGCGCTGTGGCTGTGGAGCGAAGGCCGGGTGACAGTGGGCGCGATCGCGCTGTCGACCGGGCTGGTGATCCGCATCAACAACATGTCCGGCTGGATCATGTGGGTGGTCAACGGCATCTTCGAGAACGTGGGCACGGTGCAGGACGGCATTACGACGATTTCGCGGCCGCGTGCGGTGCAGGACCGCGAGGGTGCGATGCCGCTGGAGGTGACCAACGGCGGCGTGCGCTTCGAACACATCCACTTCCACTACGGCAAGCAGGGCGGGGTGATCGCCGGGCTCGACCTGGACGTGCGTGCGGGCGAGAAGATCGGTCTGGTCGGCCCGTCCGGCGCGGGCAAGTCGACGTTGGTCAATGTGTTGCTGCGGCTGTACGACTTGGAGGCGGGCCGCATCCTGATCGACGGCCAGGACATCGCCGGCGTCACCCAGGAAAGCCTGCGCTCGCAGATCGGCGTGGTCACCCAGGACACCTCGCTGCTGCACCGCTCGATCCGCGACAACCTCCTCTACGGCCGCCCCGACGCCAGCGAGGCGCAGGTGATCGAGGCGGTGCGCAAGGCGCGCGCGGACGAATTCATCCCGAACCTCAGCGACGGCGAAGGCCGCCGCGGCTACGACGCGCTGGTCGGCGAACGCGGTGTGAAACTCTCGGGCGGCCAGCGCCAGCGCATCGCGATCGCCCGCGTGCTGCTGAAGGACGCGCCGATCCTGGTGCTGGACGAAGCCACCTCCGCGCTCGACTCCGAAGCCGAGGCGGCGATCCAGGACAGCCTGGACATCCTGATGCAGGGCAAGACGGTGATCGCGATCGCCCATCGCCTGTCCACCATCGCGCGGATGGACCGGCTGGTGGTGCTGGACAAGGGGCAGATCGTCGAGACCGGCACGCACGCCGAGCTGATCGCGCGCAGTGGCTTGTACGCGCGGCTGTGGCATCGGCAGACCGGCGGCTTCGTGGCGGCGGAGGATACGCCGGTTTAG
- the arsH gene encoding arsenical resistance protein ArsH yields the protein MIPDLPHIAADVLDTPSLAKLALPADADHPPRILILYGSLRPQSFSRKLALEAERILRQFGAETRVFDPHELPLLDSVPASHPKVQELRALSLWSEGQVWVSPERHGTITGVFKNQIDWLPLEDGSVRPTQGRTLAVMQVSGGSQSFNVVNTLRVLGRWMRMLTIPNQSSVAKAWQEFDDDGRMKPSPFYDRVVDVMEEPFKFTLLVRGRSDYLVSRYSERKGAAAAKALTAAAEVLESAATAGKPACCSGGAC from the coding sequence GTGATCCCGGACCTGCCCCACATCGCCGCCGACGTGCTGGACACCCCCAGCCTGGCCAAGTTGGCCCTGCCAGCCGACGCCGACCACCCGCCGCGCATCCTGATCCTGTACGGTTCGCTGCGCCCGCAGTCGTTCAGCCGCAAGCTGGCGCTGGAAGCCGAACGCATCCTGCGCCAGTTCGGCGCCGAGACGCGGGTGTTCGACCCGCACGAGCTGCCGCTGCTGGATAGCGTGCCGGCCAGCCACCCCAAGGTGCAGGAACTGCGCGCGCTGTCGTTGTGGTCCGAAGGCCAGGTCTGGGTCAGCCCCGAGCGGCATGGCACGATCACCGGCGTGTTCAAGAACCAGATCGACTGGCTGCCGCTGGAAGACGGCAGCGTGCGGCCCACGCAGGGGCGCACGCTCGCGGTGATGCAGGTCAGCGGCGGCTCGCAGTCGTTCAACGTGGTCAACACCTTGCGCGTGCTTGGCCGCTGGATGCGCATGCTGACCATCCCGAACCAGTCCTCGGTGGCCAAGGCCTGGCAGGAGTTCGACGACGACGGCAGGATGAAGCCCTCGCCGTTCTACGATCGCGTGGTCGACGTGATGGAGGAGCCGTTCAAGTTCACCCTGCTGGTGCGCGGACGCAGCGACTACTTGGTCAGCCGCTACAGCGAGCGCAAGGGCGCCGCCGCGGCGAAGGCGCTGACGGCCGCGGCCGAGGTGCTGGAAAGCGCAGCGACGGCGGGCAAGCCTGCTTGCTGCAGCGGTGGAGCGTGCTGA
- a CDS encoding arsenate reductase ArsC: protein MHPCRVLFICTGNSARSILSEATLNHLGAGRFAAFSAGSRPTGRVHPQAIEELKARGIATEGLASKSWDRFTEAGAPPLDIVITVCDNAASETCPVLFGDFVRSHWGLPDPAAQDTDIAAAFRRAHRLIERRITALLQLPVETMGRDELQQTLDRIGSLTGEEAGA, encoded by the coding sequence ATGCACCCGTGTCGTGTCCTGTTCATCTGTACTGGCAATTCGGCCCGCAGCATCCTGTCCGAGGCCACCCTCAATCACCTGGGCGCGGGGCGCTTCGCGGCGTTCAGCGCCGGCAGCCGGCCGACCGGGCGTGTTCATCCCCAGGCGATCGAGGAACTGAAGGCCCGGGGCATTGCCACCGAAGGACTCGCCAGCAAGTCGTGGGATCGCTTCACCGAGGCGGGCGCGCCGCCGCTGGATATCGTGATCACGGTCTGCGACAACGCCGCCAGCGAGACTTGCCCGGTGCTGTTCGGCGACTTCGTGCGGAGTCATTGGGGTCTGCCGGATCCAGCCGCACAAGACACGGATATCGCGGCGGCGTTCCGACGCGCTCACAGGCTGATCGAGCGGCGGATCACCGCGCTGCTGCAGCTGCCGGTGGAAACGATGGGTCGCGACGAGTTGCAACAGACGCTCGACCGCATCGGCAGCCTCACTGGCGAGGAAGCCGGCGCATGA